The following coding sequences are from one Leptolyngbya sp. NIES-3755 window:
- a CDS encoding hypothetical protein (hypothetical protein N9414_18468;~similar to AA sequence:cyanobase_aa:LBDG_55870): protein MAGQMCWLAGLGGGTKVLHLREQPHQPWTPYTSFPQYRVPDLQIRGASKGWTTYQKLREIGWTLIATDQAHVKTVAPVEQY, encoded by the coding sequence ATGGCTGGACAAATGTGTTGGTTAGCGGGATTAGGGGGCGGAACAAAGGTTCTTCACCTGCGCGAACAGCCTCACCAACCGTGGACACCCTATACGTCGTTTCCACAGTATCGCGTCCCGGATTTGCAGATTCGCGGCGCATCCAAGGGCTGGACGACCTATCAAAAATTACGAGAGATAGGCTGGACGCTGATTGCTACCGATCAGGCGCATGTGAAAACGGTCGCACCTGTTGAGCAGTATTAG
- a CDS encoding nitrite reductase (NAD(P)H), small subunit, putative (ab initio prediction:Prodigal:2.6;~similar to AA sequence:cyanobase_aa:AM1_3207), translated as MQSSQSIATTWITVCTLEDILPNTGVCALVNGEQVAIFRVGQNQLYAIDNYDPFSKAFVLSRGIVGDRNGIPKVASPIYKQNFNLKTGECLDDPATQVRTFAVQLIDNQVQIGLN; from the coding sequence ATGCAATCTTCCCAGTCTATTGCAACCACTTGGATTACTGTTTGCACCTTAGAAGACATTCTGCCGAACACTGGAGTTTGTGCTTTAGTCAATGGTGAACAAGTCGCGATCTTCCGAGTTGGACAAAATCAACTTTATGCGATCGACAACTATGATCCATTCAGCAAAGCATTCGTGCTTTCACGTGGGATTGTGGGCGATCGCAATGGAATTCCCAAAGTTGCATCTCCTATCTATAAACAGAACTTCAATCTTAAAACAGGTGAATGTTTAGACGATCCTGCTACTCAGGTTCGTACCTTTGCAGTCCAACTAATTGACAATCAAGTTCAGATTGGCTTGAACTAA
- a CDS encoding nitrite reductase [NAD(P)H], large subunit (ab initio prediction:Prodigal:2.6;~similar to AA sequence:cyanobase_aa:AM1_3209) translates to MTKRNLVVIGNGMVGHKFLERMIENGSEEWNLITFCEESRMAYDRVNLSGFFAGKTAEDLSLVESDFYAKHDVQIYLGDKAVGIDRDLKTVTSAQGVTLRYDKLVLATGSFPFVPPIQGRETQGTFVYRTIDDLEAIEAYAQSCRVGVVVGGGLLGLECANALKNLGLETHVVEFMPRLMPVQVDDAGGALLRQNIESIGVSVHTSKSTKEIVSEEGRVHKMLFADGTELQTDMIVFSAGIRPRDEMARSCGLTVGERGGIVIDENCQTSDADIYAIGECALYENRIYGLVAPGYTMATVAADHLCGGQNQFTGADMSTKLKLLGVDVASFGDAFAKTPGAKEIAIVDSIQGTYKKLVIDATGKTLLGGILVGDASAYGNLLQLVQNQITLPPHPEDLIIPPRNGSSSALMGVDSFPDTAQICSCNNVTKAAICDAIQNQGLTDIGSLKQCTKAGTGCGGCVPLVTDLLKSELKKAGIEVKNHLCEHFAYSRQELYHLVRSQNIHTFDQLLQQHGTGQGCEICKPAIGSILASAWNDYILEPTHAGLQDTNDAFLANIQRDGTYSVVPRVPGGELTPDQLIALGQVAKEFGLYTKITGGQRVDLFGARVEQLPLIWKQLIDAGFESGHAYGKALRTVKSCVGSTWCRFGVQDSTSLAIEVELRYRGLRAPHKIKSAVSGCTRECAEAQSKDFGIIATEKGWNLYVCGNGGMKPQHAQLLAADLDKETLIRYIDRFLMFYIRTANRLERTATWFNKLEGGMDYLKQVIIDDSLGICAELEAEMAHQVQTYNCEWKTTIEDPSKVRRFRHFINSDDSDPNVVQVEERGQNRPIYEHERQLFSLTRS, encoded by the coding sequence ATGACAAAACGAAATTTAGTCGTGATCGGGAATGGCATGGTCGGTCACAAGTTCCTGGAGCGGATGATCGAGAACGGATCAGAAGAGTGGAATCTGATTACGTTCTGTGAAGAATCGCGGATGGCTTACGATCGAGTTAATCTCAGCGGATTTTTTGCGGGGAAAACGGCAGAAGATTTGTCCCTGGTTGAATCAGATTTTTATGCAAAACATGACGTTCAGATTTATCTTGGAGACAAAGCAGTTGGGATCGATCGCGATCTCAAAACTGTAACTTCTGCTCAAGGTGTCACTCTTCGTTATGACAAGCTCGTTCTTGCCACCGGATCGTTTCCATTCGTGCCGCCGATTCAAGGCAGGGAAACGCAAGGGACATTTGTGTATCGCACGATCGACGATCTCGAAGCGATCGAAGCCTACGCCCAATCATGTCGAGTTGGGGTGGTTGTTGGGGGCGGTTTGCTCGGATTGGAATGCGCGAATGCGTTAAAGAATTTGGGGCTGGAGACGCACGTAGTGGAGTTTATGCCGCGATTGATGCCGGTGCAGGTGGATGACGCGGGTGGGGCACTGCTGAGACAGAATATTGAATCGATCGGGGTTTCGGTTCATACGAGCAAATCGACCAAGGAAATCGTCAGCGAAGAGGGTCGAGTTCACAAAATGCTGTTTGCGGATGGAACGGAACTGCAAACAGACATGATTGTGTTTTCGGCGGGGATTCGTCCGAGAGATGAAATGGCTCGATCGTGCGGTTTGACGGTCGGGGAGCGGGGCGGAATTGTCATCGATGAGAATTGTCAGACTTCGGACGCGGATATTTATGCGATCGGAGAATGTGCCCTCTACGAGAATCGCATTTACGGTTTAGTCGCTCCGGGTTACACGATGGCGACCGTGGCAGCGGATCATCTCTGTGGTGGACAGAATCAGTTCACAGGCGCGGATATGTCTACCAAGCTCAAATTGTTGGGTGTGGATGTTGCGAGTTTTGGAGATGCGTTTGCGAAGACACCGGGAGCGAAAGAGATCGCGATCGTAGATTCCATTCAAGGAACTTACAAAAAACTGGTAATTGATGCAACTGGAAAGACGCTACTGGGTGGAATCTTAGTTGGGGATGCTTCTGCTTATGGCAACTTACTTCAGCTAGTACAGAATCAAATCACATTGCCGCCACATCCTGAAGATTTGATCATTCCGCCGCGCAATGGTAGTTCCTCAGCATTGATGGGTGTTGATAGCTTTCCTGATACGGCTCAAATCTGCTCTTGTAACAATGTCACTAAAGCTGCGATCTGTGATGCAATCCAGAATCAAGGGTTGACTGATATTGGTAGCTTGAAGCAATGTACTAAAGCGGGGACAGGTTGCGGAGGTTGCGTTCCATTAGTCACTGATTTACTCAAATCGGAACTGAAGAAAGCGGGAATCGAAGTTAAGAATCATTTGTGTGAGCATTTTGCTTATTCACGTCAGGAACTTTATCATTTAGTGCGATCGCAAAACATCCACACGTTTGATCAACTTCTTCAGCAACATGGAACAGGTCAAGGCTGCGAAATTTGCAAACCTGCGATCGGATCAATTCTGGCATCCGCGTGGAATGATTACATTCTCGAACCGACTCATGCGGGCTTACAAGACACGAACGATGCTTTCCTTGCCAACATTCAGCGAGATGGAACCTACTCTGTTGTGCCGCGTGTTCCGGGTGGAGAACTTACGCCTGATCAATTGATTGCATTGGGTCAAGTTGCGAAAGAATTTGGACTATACACCAAAATTACGGGCGGTCAGCGCGTTGATTTATTTGGTGCAAGAGTTGAACAGTTACCGCTGATTTGGAAACAGTTGATTGATGCTGGATTTGAATCGGGTCACGCTTACGGGAAAGCACTCAGAACGGTGAAATCTTGTGTCGGTAGTACTTGGTGTCGATTTGGAGTACAAGATTCGACCAGTTTAGCGATCGAGGTTGAACTTCGTTATCGAGGCTTACGCGCTCCTCACAAGATCAAATCTGCCGTATCTGGTTGTACTCGCGAATGTGCAGAAGCTCAAAGCAAAGACTTTGGTATCATTGCAACCGAGAAAGGCTGGAACTTGTATGTTTGCGGCAATGGTGGAATGAAGCCACAACATGCACAGTTACTTGCAGCAGATTTGGACAAAGAAACATTGATTCGATATATCGATCGATTCTTAATGTTCTACATTCGCACTGCAAACCGCTTAGAACGAACTGCAACTTGGTTCAATAAACTCGAAGGTGGAATGGACTATCTGAAGCAAGTCATTATTGATGATTCACTCGGTATCTGTGCAGAGCTTGAAGCAGAAATGGCACATCAAGTTCAGACCTACAACTGTGAGTGGAAAACCACGATCGAAGATCCGTCAAAAGTTCGTCGCTTCCGGCACTTCATTAACTCAGATGATTCAGATCCGAATGTGGTTCAAGTCGAAGAACGGGGACAAAATCGCCCGATCTATGAACATGAACGGCAATTGTTTTCATTAACCCGATCGTAA
- a CDS encoding hypothetical protein (conserved hypothetical membrane protein;~similar to AA sequence:cyanobase_aa:AM1_3192), whose amino-acid sequence MTQPSTDSVQSSWFQTLSIRSVLSALVLGFALFALASGSIFMKIATQEMSANQVALDRVAIAAIVFTIWNSIRAITTKEEPSIEKIGWREVGLFTGAGASFAAFIVLLAWSLAHTQVANATLLTHMMPIFTTFGGWLFLKQQFSRQFWIGLGIALIGAIAIGAGDLSLDPNTIVGDVAALGSAVFIAIELLIVEQLRTRFATPVIAMGESAIASFLLLPFLLFGGASLLPPSMESGLAILAAALITQVTGHGLLTHSLKQFSAGLVSVALLAVPMIAAGLAVVLFGQTITLGNAIAFLVVLGGIYLTVTAPKNS is encoded by the coding sequence ATGACTCAGCCCTCTACTGATTCTGTTCAATCTTCCTGGTTTCAGACTCTCAGCATCCGATCGGTCCTCTCTGCTCTTGTATTAGGGTTCGCGCTCTTTGCATTAGCGAGTGGGTCGATTTTCATGAAAATTGCCACGCAAGAAATGAGCGCGAATCAAGTGGCACTCGATCGAGTTGCGATCGCAGCAATTGTATTCACGATTTGGAATAGCATTCGAGCCATTACGACGAAAGAAGAGCCATCGATCGAGAAAATTGGCTGGCGCGAAGTTGGATTATTCACCGGAGCAGGAGCTAGCTTTGCAGCCTTTATTGTTCTACTCGCTTGGTCACTTGCTCATACTCAGGTGGCAAATGCAACTTTGCTCACTCACATGATGCCTATCTTTACTACCTTCGGAGGATGGTTGTTTCTGAAACAGCAATTCAGTCGGCAGTTTTGGATTGGGTTAGGGATTGCTTTAATCGGGGCAATTGCGATCGGAGCAGGCGATTTAAGCCTAGATCCTAATACGATTGTGGGAGATGTAGCGGCACTGGGATCAGCCGTATTTATTGCGATCGAACTCTTAATCGTGGAACAATTGCGGACTCGATTTGCAACTCCGGTCATTGCAATGGGTGAAAGTGCGATCGCAAGTTTTTTACTTCTACCTTTCCTATTATTTGGAGGTGCTTCATTGTTACCACCCTCGATGGAAAGTGGGTTAGCTATACTGGCAGCCGCACTGATCACTCAAGTAACAGGACATGGCCTGCTAACTCATAGCTTGAAACAATTTTCAGCGGGATTGGTATCCGTCGCATTGTTAGCCGTTCCCATGATTGCAGCGGGATTGGCAGTCGTGTTATTTGGGCAAACGATTACTTTAGGAAATGCGATCGCGTTTCTCGTGGTGCTAGGCGGAATTTATTTAACCGTGACGGCTCCAAAAAATTCTTAA